In Nocardioides marinus, one DNA window encodes the following:
- the pth gene encoding aminoacyl-tRNA hydrolase, with amino-acid sequence MSDAATDVWLVVGLGNPGPSYAGHRHNIGYMVTDELARRMGSGFRAHKSGRADVVEGRLSAPGTPGPRVVLARPRCYMNEVGGPVKALATFYKVPPAQVVAIHDELDIPFDTMRVKLGGGDNGHNGLKSMRSSFGTGDFHRVRVGIGRPPGRQEVADFVLSDYSSTERKVLPFVVDTAADAVECLVSDGLEKTQQRFNS; translated from the coding sequence ATGAGCGACGCCGCCACCGACGTGTGGCTGGTCGTCGGCCTGGGGAACCCGGGCCCCTCGTACGCCGGGCACCGGCACAACATCGGCTACATGGTCACCGACGAGCTGGCCCGCCGGATGGGGTCGGGCTTCCGTGCCCACAAGTCCGGTCGCGCCGACGTCGTCGAGGGCCGGCTGAGCGCTCCGGGCACGCCCGGGCCGCGGGTCGTGCTGGCCCGCCCCCGCTGCTACATGAACGAGGTCGGCGGGCCGGTCAAGGCCCTCGCCACCTTCTACAAGGTGCCGCCCGCGCAGGTCGTCGCCATCCACGACGAGCTCGACATCCCCTTCGACACGATGCGGGTCAAGCTCGGCGGCGGCGACAACGGGCACAACGGGCTGAAGTCGATGCGCTCGTCCTTCGGCACCGGCGACTTCCACCGGGTGCGGGTCGGCATCGGCCGCCCCCCGGGTCGCCAGGAGGTCGCCGACTTCGTCCTGTCCGACTACTCCTCGACCGAGCGCAAGGTGCTGCCCTTCGTGGTCGACACCGCGGCCGACGCCGTCGAGTGCCTGGTCTCCGACGGCCTGGAGAAGACCCAGCAGCGCTTCAACAGCTGA
- the pepN gene encoding aminopeptidase N, with protein sequence MSLTLAEARHRTETVEVDAYRIDLDLTGWERGRFACTTTVRFTATQPRTFLELTAAEDVSLESDVDALTWEYDGRRLMLEGLPTGRPVEVVVAAQVPYVTDGDGMHLMTDPEDGETYVSAYLSLDVAQRVFACFDQPDLKATFSVSVTADPRWTVLGNGRVVEHDERAGRWVFATTPRLCPSLFVVCAGPWHSVTWEYAGLPFGWHARASLAAELDRDAAELKQTTTDCFDHYATLFEEPYPFDSYDQLFGPGHNWGAMETPGCVTYRDELLPRGRVTDDHRARRAAVIAHEMAHMWFGNLVTMRWWEDTWLNESFADYMGYRVAEAGAGFAGTLVLHEATRKPGAHVADERRSTHPVAPAPEDVPDVDSAFSNFDAISYSKGNSCLRQLVTWLGDEDFLAGVNAHLGRHAFGNATLDDLVSALDEASPRDVRAWADAWLRTPGFDTVAVSRDGDAVPVLHREGTRPHRFTVTAFAADGAIAGERLVDLDDEPVPLPEWAGLVVVPNSRGESFVRLRLDEHGETFVRFHLGDVTDDLVRTVLWAHCFDEVRSGAMPVPAYVDVVRAHLATEASATLVAAVLDRTLGSVRSRTAAPEQVGEVTSGVAGACLAGLALSPDPEVAFALTRGVVATTRDADLLERWVRDGRTDDGVGLDPSLHWSALARLAALGALDAERIDAERVADGSFAGELGAARALAARPTSEAKAEAWAAMTEPDVSNRLFESLAAGLWDASRPDLCAPYVDAYLTQGPDIARRRGQGFSLVLGRNAFPALALSPAQRSRLAEVLAGDVPTVLARQWNDALDDLG encoded by the coding sequence ATGTCGCTCACCCTCGCTGAGGCCCGCCACCGCACCGAGACCGTCGAGGTGGACGCCTACCGGATCGACCTGGACCTCACCGGCTGGGAGCGGGGCCGCTTCGCCTGCACGACCACGGTCCGCTTCACCGCCACGCAGCCCCGGACCTTCCTGGAGCTGACCGCTGCCGAGGACGTGTCCCTGGAGTCCGACGTCGACGCCCTCACCTGGGAGTACGACGGACGCCGCCTCATGCTCGAGGGCCTCCCGACCGGGCGGCCGGTCGAGGTGGTCGTGGCCGCGCAGGTCCCCTACGTGACCGACGGCGACGGCATGCACCTGATGACCGACCCCGAGGACGGCGAGACCTACGTCTCGGCCTACCTGTCCCTCGACGTGGCCCAGCGGGTCTTCGCCTGCTTCGACCAGCCGGACCTCAAGGCGACCTTCTCGGTGTCGGTCACCGCCGACCCGCGGTGGACGGTCCTGGGCAACGGCCGGGTGGTCGAGCACGACGAGCGGGCCGGGCGCTGGGTCTTCGCGACCACGCCCCGACTGTGCCCCTCGCTGTTCGTCGTCTGCGCCGGACCGTGGCACTCGGTGACCTGGGAGTACGCCGGGCTGCCGTTCGGCTGGCACGCGCGGGCCTCGCTGGCCGCCGAGCTCGACCGCGACGCCGCGGAGCTGAAGCAGACGACGACCGACTGCTTCGACCACTACGCGACCCTCTTCGAGGAGCCCTACCCCTTCGACTCCTACGACCAGCTCTTCGGGCCCGGGCACAACTGGGGCGCGATGGAGACCCCGGGCTGCGTGACCTACCGCGACGAGCTGCTCCCGCGCGGCCGGGTCACCGACGACCACCGGGCGCGGCGGGCGGCGGTCATCGCCCACGAGATGGCGCACATGTGGTTCGGGAACCTCGTGACGATGCGCTGGTGGGAGGACACCTGGCTCAACGAGAGCTTCGCCGACTACATGGGCTACCGCGTGGCCGAGGCCGGCGCCGGCTTCGCGGGGACGCTGGTGCTGCACGAGGCGACCCGCAAGCCCGGCGCCCACGTCGCCGACGAGCGGCGCTCGACCCACCCGGTGGCGCCGGCACCCGAGGACGTGCCCGACGTGGACAGCGCGTTCTCCAACTTCGACGCGATCTCCTACTCCAAGGGCAACTCCTGCCTGCGCCAGCTGGTCACCTGGCTCGGAGACGAGGACTTCCTCGCCGGCGTCAACGCACACCTGGGCCGGCACGCCTTCGGCAACGCCACGCTCGACGACCTGGTCTCCGCCCTCGACGAGGCCTCGCCCCGCGACGTGCGCGCGTGGGCGGACGCCTGGTTGCGCACCCCCGGCTTCGACACCGTGGCGGTCTCCCGCGACGGGGACGCGGTGCCGGTGCTGCACCGCGAGGGCACCCGCCCGCACCGCTTCACGGTGACCGCCTTCGCCGCCGACGGCGCGATCGCCGGTGAGCGGCTGGTCGACCTCGACGACGAGCCGGTCCCGCTGCCGGAGTGGGCCGGGCTGGTGGTCGTGCCCAACAGCCGCGGCGAGTCCTTCGTGCGACTGCGCCTGGACGAGCACGGCGAGACGTTCGTCCGCTTCCACCTCGGCGACGTCACCGACGACCTGGTCCGCACGGTGCTGTGGGCGCACTGCTTCGACGAGGTGCGCAGCGGGGCGATGCCGGTGCCGGCGTACGTCGACGTGGTGCGCGCGCACCTGGCGACCGAGGCCTCCGCGACGCTTGTCGCCGCGGTGCTCGACCGCACCCTGGGCTCCGTCCGCAGCCGCACCGCGGCCCCCGAGCAGGTCGGCGAGGTCACCTCGGGGGTGGCCGGCGCCTGTCTGGCCGGGCTGGCGCTCTCCCCCGACCCCGAGGTGGCGTTCGCGCTGACCCGCGGGGTCGTCGCCACGACCCGCGACGCCGACCTGCTGGAGCGCTGGGTGCGCGACGGCCGCACCGACGACGGCGTCGGGCTCGACCCCTCGCTGCACTGGTCGGCCCTCGCGCGGCTCGCCGCCCTGGGCGCGCTCGACGCCGAGCGGATCGACGCCGAACGCGTCGCCGACGGCTCCTTCGCCGGCGAGCTCGGCGCCGCCCGGGCGCTCGCCGCCCGCCCCACCTCCGAGGCCAAGGCCGAGGCCTGGGCCGCGATGACCGAGCCCGACGTCTCCAACCGGCTCTTCGAGTCGCTGGCCGCCGGCCTCTGGGACGCCTCGCGGCCCGACCTCTGCGCGCCGTACGTCGACGCCTACCTCACCCAGGGCCCCGACATCGCCCGTCGCCGGGGCCAGGGGTTCAGCCTGGTCCTGGGTCGCAACGCCTTCCCCGCACTGGCCCTCAGCCCCGCCCAGCGCTCGCGGCTCGCCGAGGTGCTGGCCGGCGACGTCCCCACCGTGCTGGCGCGGCAGTGGAACGACGCGCTGGACGACCTGGGCTGA
- a CDS encoding ribose-phosphate diphosphokinase — protein sequence MTGYKKTTEKNLMVFSGRAHPALAEEVAGILGTDLVPTSAYEFANSEIYVRYEESVRGCDAFVIQSHTAPINEWIMEHLIMVDALKRASAKRITVVMPFYGYARQDKKHRGREPISARLMADLFKTAGADRLIAIDLHADQIQGYFDGPVDHLMALPILTDYVKEKYGHQQLCVVSPDAGRIKVAERWSAKLGGVPLAFIHKTRRTDRPNETVANRVVGEVAGKICVLTDDMIDTGGTIVKAAEALMEDGAAGVIIAATHAILSDPAVDRLKNCSAVEVIVTNTLPIAEDRLFDKLTILSIAPLVARAIREVFEDGSVTSMFDGHA from the coding sequence GTGACCGGATACAAGAAGACCACCGAGAAGAACCTGATGGTCTTCAGCGGCCGGGCCCATCCAGCGCTGGCCGAGGAGGTGGCCGGCATCCTCGGCACCGACCTGGTGCCGACCTCGGCGTACGAGTTCGCCAACTCCGAGATCTACGTCCGCTACGAGGAGTCGGTCCGCGGGTGCGACGCCTTCGTGATCCAGAGCCACACGGCTCCGATCAACGAGTGGATCATGGAGCACCTGATCATGGTCGACGCGCTCAAGCGCGCCAGCGCCAAGCGGATCACCGTGGTCATGCCGTTCTACGGCTACGCCCGGCAGGACAAGAAGCACCGCGGCCGTGAGCCGATCTCGGCCCGGCTGATGGCCGACCTGTTCAAGACCGCGGGTGCCGACCGGCTGATCGCCATCGACCTGCACGCCGACCAGATCCAGGGCTACTTCGACGGTCCCGTCGACCACCTGATGGCGCTGCCGATCCTCACCGACTACGTCAAGGAGAAGTACGGCCACCAGCAGCTGTGCGTCGTCTCTCCCGACGCCGGGCGGATCAAGGTCGCCGAGCGCTGGTCGGCCAAGCTCGGTGGCGTCCCGCTGGCCTTCATCCACAAGACCCGCCGCACCGACCGGCCCAACGAGACCGTCGCCAACCGCGTCGTCGGTGAGGTCGCCGGCAAGATCTGCGTGCTGACCGACGACATGATCGACACCGGCGGCACGATCGTGAAGGCCGCCGAGGCCCTGATGGAGGACGGCGCCGCCGGCGTGATCATCGCCGCGACCCACGCGATCCTCTCCGACCCCGCGGTCGACCGCCTCAAGAACTGCTCGGCCGTCGAGGTCATCGTGACCAACACCCTCCCGATCGCCGAGGACCGGCTCTTCGACAAGCTGACGATCCTCTCGATCGCCCCGCTGGTGGCCCGCGCCATCCGCGAGGTCTTCGAGGACGGCTCGGTCACCTCGATGTTCGACGGGCACGCCTGA
- a CDS encoding 50S ribosomal protein L25/general stress protein Ctc, whose protein sequence is MSSEKIVAEVRTEFGKGAARRIRRADKVPAVVYTHGEQPRHLTLPGHDTMMALKHGGANALVELDIEGELQLALTKQVQVDPIKRFLEHVDFIAVKRGEKVTVDVPVHLNGEAAKETLVVTENATVSLEAEATHIPEWIEVSIEGAEAGTLIYASDLVLPKGSELLTDPETLIVNVTQQQSEEALEADLESAEDEAGIEREESDEAAAEGDDAGE, encoded by the coding sequence ATGTCCAGCGAGAAGATCGTCGCCGAGGTCCGCACCGAGTTCGGCAAGGGCGCCGCCCGCCGCATCCGCCGCGCGGACAAGGTCCCCGCCGTCGTCTACACCCACGGCGAGCAGCCCCGCCACCTGACCCTGCCGGGCCACGACACGATGATGGCCCTCAAGCACGGCGGCGCCAACGCGCTCGTCGAGCTCGACATCGAGGGCGAGCTGCAGCTCGCGCTGACCAAGCAGGTCCAGGTCGACCCGATCAAGCGCTTCCTCGAGCACGTCGACTTCATCGCGGTCAAGCGCGGCGAGAAGGTCACCGTCGACGTCCCGGTCCACCTCAACGGCGAGGCCGCCAAGGAGACGCTGGTCGTCACCGAGAACGCCACCGTCTCCCTCGAGGCCGAGGCCACCCACATCCCCGAGTGGATCGAGGTCTCGATCGAGGGCGCCGAGGCCGGCACCCTGATCTACGCCTCCGACCTGGTCCTGCCCAAGGGCTCGGAGCTGCTCACCGACCCCGAGACGCTGATCGTCAACGTGACCCAGCAGCAGAGCGAGGAGGCCCTCGAGGCCGACCTCGAGTCCGCCGAGGACGAGGCCGGCATCGAGCGCGAGGAGTCCGACGAGGCCGCTGCCGAGGGCGACGACGCGGGCGAGTGA
- the glmU gene encoding bifunctional UDP-N-acetylglucosamine diphosphorylase/glucosamine-1-phosphate N-acetyltransferase GlmU, whose product MAEPVLNDLTVVVLAAGGGTRMRSKTPKVLHEIGGRSLVGHVLAAVRETSPRAVVTVVGHQRELVGPHVTGLMPESLLAVQEEQKGTGHAVRVAVEAAGTTTGTVLVAYGDTPLLTGQSLRDFVAEHEAAQRAVSLLSGDVADPTGYGRVVRDADGEVLAIVEHKDASRAQLEITEINSGIMAFEAGFLVEALPRLGNDNAKGEYYLTDLVGLAREGGMMVGAHLLEDVVQTEGANDRAQLAGLGRLLNDRVVERWMREGVTVVDPATTWIDVGVELDRDVTILPGTQLLGSTSVGEDSVVGPDSTLRDCRVGRGATLTRVHGESAEIGDGATVGPYSYLRPGTRLGAAGKIGGFVETKNAVIGDGAKVPHLSYIGDAEIGEGTNIGAGTITANYDGVAKHRTVVGRHARTGSHNTFIAPVTIGDGASTGGGTVVRGEVPPGALAVSAGRMRVIEGWAEDRRAGTAQAEAAAAARSATGPATTARTSGDGDVTDPSSQPPARDLG is encoded by the coding sequence AGCCCGTGCTCAACGACCTGACCGTCGTCGTCCTCGCCGCCGGCGGGGGCACGCGGATGCGGTCGAAGACCCCCAAGGTGCTGCACGAGATCGGCGGGCGCAGCCTGGTCGGGCACGTGCTCGCCGCGGTGCGCGAGACCAGTCCGCGCGCCGTCGTGACCGTCGTCGGCCACCAGCGCGAGCTCGTCGGGCCGCACGTGACCGGCCTGATGCCCGAGTCGCTGCTGGCGGTCCAGGAGGAGCAGAAGGGCACCGGCCACGCGGTGCGCGTCGCGGTCGAGGCCGCGGGCACCACCACCGGCACGGTCCTCGTGGCGTACGGCGACACCCCCCTGCTGACGGGGCAGAGCCTGCGCGACTTCGTGGCCGAGCACGAGGCCGCGCAGCGTGCGGTCAGCCTGCTGTCGGGCGACGTGGCCGACCCGACCGGCTACGGCCGCGTCGTGCGCGACGCCGACGGCGAGGTGCTCGCGATCGTCGAGCACAAGGACGCCAGCCGCGCGCAGCTGGAGATCACCGAGATCAACTCCGGGATCATGGCCTTCGAGGCGGGCTTCCTGGTCGAGGCGCTGCCGCGGCTGGGCAACGACAACGCCAAGGGCGAGTACTACCTCACCGACCTGGTCGGCCTGGCCCGCGAGGGCGGGATGATGGTCGGCGCGCACCTGCTCGAGGACGTCGTCCAGACCGAGGGCGCCAACGACCGGGCCCAGCTCGCCGGCCTGGGCCGGCTGCTCAACGACCGGGTCGTCGAGCGCTGGATGCGCGAGGGCGTCACGGTCGTCGACCCCGCCACCACCTGGATCGACGTGGGGGTCGAGCTCGACCGCGACGTCACGATCCTCCCGGGCACCCAGCTGCTCGGCTCCACGTCGGTGGGGGAGGACAGCGTGGTCGGCCCCGACTCCACGCTGCGCGACTGCCGGGTCGGCCGCGGTGCGACCCTGACCCGGGTGCACGGCGAGTCCGCCGAGATCGGCGACGGCGCCACGGTCGGCCCCTACTCCTACCTGCGGCCCGGCACGCGGCTCGGCGCCGCGGGCAAGATCGGCGGCTTCGTCGAGACCAAGAACGCCGTCATCGGCGACGGGGCCAAGGTGCCGCACCTGTCCTACATCGGCGACGCCGAGATCGGCGAGGGCACCAACATCGGCGCCGGCACGATCACCGCCAACTACGACGGGGTGGCCAAGCACCGCACCGTCGTGGGCCGCCACGCCCGCACCGGCTCCCACAACACCTTCATCGCCCCCGTCACCATCGGCGACGGGGCCAGCACCGGCGGCGGCACGGTCGTGCGCGGCGAGGTCCCGCCCGGGGCGCTGGCCGTCAGCGCCGGTCGCATGCGGGTCATCGAGGGCTGGGCCGAGGACCGGCGGGCCGGCACCGCCCAGGCCGAGGCCGCTGCCGCGGCCCGGTCCGCGACCGGCCCGGCGACCACTGCACGAACCTCCGGTGACGGCGACGTGACCGATCCCTCGTCCCAGCCACCGGCCCGGGACTTGGGCTGA